One window of Paenibacillus sp. FSL K6-3182 genomic DNA carries:
- a CDS encoding ABC transporter ATP-binding protein: protein MGHMMNETMAIQLDGVVQNRASFKLGPVHMSIPQGYITAIVGPNGCGKSSTFRLMLDLDKADEGTIQLLGEQVENGLSTEVKKRIGYLHDQSSSHEDNMKGTEKAEFHRFWYDKWDVNRYRELLRILEVDDNQLLGKMSKGMRRKFEFALALTHNPELLLLDEPSSGLDPLAWKTMIEVLHRYMDRGDRTILMTSHIIEEVKRLADFIIFMAQGRVLGMYEKDELFSSWFTLFVSGADLTPKKAALIPGQTVVEHAGGTTYRIATNQAAEAEAWCTEEGYQIVSRQALELDEIMNALLTQDRLNTRMN from the coding sequence ATGGGACATATGATGAATGAGACGATGGCGATACAATTAGACGGCGTTGTGCAAAATCGTGCGAGCTTCAAACTAGGGCCGGTTCATATGAGTATTCCACAGGGTTACATTACTGCCATTGTTGGGCCGAACGGATGCGGTAAGAGCTCCACCTTTCGCTTAATGCTTGATTTGGATAAAGCGGATGAGGGCACCATTCAGCTGCTTGGAGAGCAAGTGGAGAATGGGCTCAGCACAGAGGTTAAAAAACGAATTGGTTACTTGCATGATCAATCCTCCTCGCATGAGGACAACATGAAGGGGACGGAGAAAGCTGAGTTTCATCGCTTCTGGTATGACAAATGGGATGTGAATCGTTATCGGGAGCTGCTTCGCATTCTTGAGGTCGATGATAATCAGCTGCTTGGCAAAATGTCGAAGGGGATGCGTCGCAAATTTGAATTTGCACTAGCCCTAACACATAATCCGGAGCTGCTCCTGCTCGACGAGCCTTCCTCGGGGCTTGATCCGCTTGCATGGAAAACAATGATTGAGGTGCTTCATCGGTACATGGATCGAGGAGACCGTACCATTCTTATGACCTCCCATATCATCGAAGAGGTGAAACGACTTGCTGATTTTATCATCTTTATGGCTCAAGGCAGAGTGCTTGGCATGTACGAGAAGGATGAGCTATTCAGCAGTTGGTTTACGTTATTTGTAAGTGGAGCGGATCTGACTCCGAAGAAAGCAGCGTTAATCCCAGGTCAAACTGTTGTAGAGCATGCAGGCGGAACGACCTATCGAATTGCGACAAATCAGGCTGCAGAAGCTGAAGCATGGTGTACTGAGGAAGGCTATCAGATTGTAAGCAGGCAGGCACTAGAGCTGGATGAGATTATGAATGCCTTGCTTACACAAGATAGATTAAATACAAGAATGAACTAA
- a CDS encoding GntR family transcriptional regulator gives MRLPIQINEQSAEPLYHQIEVQLRALIVSGQLSEGMLLPSIRELAQTVKCSVITVKRVYNDLEAEGLLRTRQGTGTYVAQVGDQERDRHRLAAVIEALELAVVAGKRVQCTEEELQTMFKEAMSKHFD, from the coding sequence ATGCGGCTGCCGATCCAAATTAATGAACAAAGTGCAGAGCCGCTTTATCATCAGATCGAAGTACAATTGCGAGCCTTAATCGTCAGCGGTCAACTTTCGGAAGGGATGCTGCTGCCATCGATACGCGAGCTTGCCCAAACCGTTAAGTGCAGCGTGATTACAGTAAAAAGAGTATATAACGATTTGGAAGCGGAAGGGCTGCTTCGAACAAGGCAAGGAACCGGCACCTATGTGGCACAGGTTGGTGATCAGGAACGTGACCGGCATCGTCTTGCTGCTGTTATTGAAGCGCTAGAGCTGGCAGTAGTGGCCGGCAAGCGGGTTCAGTGCACAGAGGAAGAGCTGCAGACGATGTTTAAAGAAGCGATGAGCAAGCATTTTGATTAA
- a CDS encoding DUF420 domain-containing protein yields the protein MDKYNIVPTISTFFIVLSAVLVAVGWRLAIKRRLAEHQKVMFYAAVSATIFFIVYVSRSIFVGNTIWGGPDSLKPYYFVFLLFHIVLATVGGAFGITTLTLGYKKKFAKHRKWGKVTSVVWFITAITGTAVYVLLYLMYPGGHTKPVIDAIFG from the coding sequence GTGGACAAATATAATATTGTACCGACAATCAGTACTTTCTTCATCGTGCTTAGTGCGGTGCTGGTAGCCGTAGGCTGGAGGCTCGCGATTAAGCGCAGGCTGGCGGAGCATCAGAAGGTTATGTTTTATGCAGCAGTATCAGCAACGATCTTCTTTATCGTATATGTATCGCGTTCGATATTCGTAGGAAATACAATCTGGGGCGGCCCAGACAGCTTAAAGCCTTACTATTTTGTCTTCTTATTGTTTCATATCGTGCTTGCTACAGTTGGCGGCGCATTCGGAATTACAACACTAACGCTTGGTTATAAGAAGAAATTTGCCAAGCATCGCAAATGGGGTAAAGTAACTTCAGTGGTTTGGTTTATTACAGCTATTACAGGCACAGCGGTGTACGTATTGCTGTATCTTATGTATCCAGGCGGCCATACGAAACCCGTTATTGATGCTATTTTCGGATAG